Proteins encoded in a region of the Mycolicibacterium duvalii genome:
- a CDS encoding acyl-CoA dehydrogenase family protein, whose protein sequence is MRELVAAEAAASERGRTLTAPIVEAMWSTGLMTAFNPGPAGGVEPSFAEMIETWIEMAWQDGSFGWIGIANLPSSFAAACYLPDDGFAEVFTDNANRVTMGGQFFPNGQGVAVEGGYRLTGAWSFGSGTGHSEYVAAGFFPMDDGQMRWVSEGVPDMQVAVVPRGEVTFTDGWHVQGLKGTGSYDYRIEDVFVPHRRTFALFTRDPHRGSSAATRMGMMPVTAAGHAAWALGVAKSMLDDVSELAATKYRMSDMAALATRPTFQKGLAHHVAAWRAARLLVLDAFSTAETAVADGAELTSTMRADMRVAAVFATDTARQCAEWAHLVAGTSAIREGSRLERAFRDLYTGTQHAFISEKVAIDAAQVWLGIVEDQFGL, encoded by the coding sequence ATGCGCGAACTCGTGGCTGCCGAGGCCGCCGCGTCGGAGCGCGGCAGAACGCTGACGGCGCCGATCGTCGAGGCGATGTGGTCGACGGGATTGATGACCGCCTTCAACCCCGGCCCGGCGGGCGGCGTCGAGCCCTCGTTTGCCGAGATGATCGAGACCTGGATCGAAATGGCCTGGCAGGACGGCTCATTCGGTTGGATCGGCATCGCCAACCTGCCGTCCTCGTTCGCGGCCGCGTGCTATCTGCCCGACGACGGTTTCGCCGAGGTGTTCACCGACAACGCCAACCGCGTCACGATGGGCGGGCAGTTCTTTCCCAACGGCCAGGGCGTCGCGGTCGAGGGCGGTTACCGGCTGACCGGCGCCTGGAGCTTCGGATCCGGAACCGGCCACTCCGAGTACGTCGCGGCGGGCTTCTTCCCGATGGACGACGGGCAGATGCGGTGGGTCAGTGAAGGGGTGCCCGACATGCAGGTTGCGGTCGTGCCCCGCGGCGAGGTCACCTTCACCGACGGCTGGCACGTGCAGGGCCTGAAGGGCACCGGCTCCTACGACTACCGCATCGAGGACGTGTTCGTTCCCCACCGCCGGACCTTCGCGTTGTTCACCCGCGACCCGCACCGCGGCAGTTCGGCGGCCACCCGGATGGGCATGATGCCGGTGACCGCCGCCGGGCACGCGGCGTGGGCGCTGGGCGTGGCCAAGAGCATGCTCGATGACGTCAGCGAGCTCGCGGCCACCAAGTACCGGATGAGCGACATGGCGGCGCTGGCGACCCGCCCGACCTTCCAGAAGGGGCTGGCCCATCACGTCGCGGCGTGGCGGGCGGCCCGCCTGTTGGTGCTCGACGCGTTCAGCACGGCCGAGACCGCGGTCGCCGACGGTGCCGAGCTGACCTCGACGATGCGGGCCGACATGCGGGTGGCGGCGGTGTTCGCCACCGACACCGCCCGGCAGTGCGCCGAGTGGGCCCACCTGGTGGCGGGTACCAGCGCGATCCGGGAGGGCAGCCGCCTCGAGCGCGCGTTCCGGGATCTGTACACCGGCACCCAGCACGCGTTCATCAGCGAGAAGGTCGCCATCGACGCGGCGCAGGTGTGGCTGGGCATCGTCGAGGACCAGTTCGGGCTCTAA
- the eat gene encoding ethanolamine permease, producing the protein MSTDRRTDHKAHSFEAHRETPDYLEKRQLKSGSAGWVLLASLGIGYVISGDYSGWNFGLAEGGFGGLAIAAAVIACMYLALVLGMAELSSALPAAGGGYTFARRALGPWGGFATGTAILIEYAIAPAAIATFIGAYVESLNLFGIQDGWWVYLAAYVIFVGIHLAGVGEALKVMFVITAIALVGLVIFAIAAAGQFDSANLTDIPVTDAAGASSLLPFGLLGVWAALPFAIWFFLAVEGVPLAAEEAEDPKRNVPRGIIAAIAVLLVTCVTVLVLTTGAGGAAAMSESGNPLVEALGSSTWATVVNYIGLAGLVASFFSIIYAYSRQLFALSRAGYLPTVLSVTNRRKAPTLALIIPGLIGFALSLTGQGALLLNMAVFGAALSYVLMMVSHIVLRVRAPEMPRPYRTPGGVVTTGFALVIAVLAVIATFLVDHIAALCCLVVFAAFMAYFGIYSRHHLVANSPDEEFAALAAAEEDLR; encoded by the coding sequence ATGAGTACCGACCGTCGCACCGACCATAAGGCCCACAGCTTCGAAGCGCATCGCGAGACGCCCGACTATCTGGAGAAGCGTCAGCTCAAAAGCGGTAGTGCGGGTTGGGTTCTGCTGGCTTCCCTCGGCATCGGCTACGTCATCTCGGGTGATTACTCCGGATGGAACTTCGGTTTGGCCGAAGGTGGTTTCGGCGGTTTGGCGATCGCCGCGGCGGTGATCGCCTGCATGTACCTGGCTCTGGTGCTCGGGATGGCCGAGCTCTCCTCGGCCCTGCCCGCGGCCGGCGGCGGCTACACGTTCGCGAGGCGGGCCCTGGGGCCGTGGGGCGGCTTCGCCACCGGGACCGCCATTCTGATCGAGTATGCGATCGCCCCGGCGGCGATCGCCACGTTCATCGGCGCCTACGTCGAATCGCTGAATCTGTTCGGCATCCAGGACGGCTGGTGGGTGTACCTCGCCGCGTACGTCATCTTCGTCGGCATCCATCTGGCCGGCGTCGGCGAAGCGCTGAAGGTCATGTTCGTGATCACCGCGATCGCCCTGGTCGGTCTGGTCATCTTCGCCATCGCCGCGGCCGGCCAGTTCGATTCGGCCAACCTGACCGACATCCCGGTGACCGACGCGGCCGGCGCCTCGTCGCTGCTGCCGTTCGGCCTGCTCGGCGTGTGGGCGGCGCTACCGTTCGCGATCTGGTTCTTCCTGGCCGTCGAGGGCGTGCCATTGGCCGCCGAGGAAGCCGAGGACCCGAAACGCAACGTCCCCCGCGGCATCATCGCGGCGATCGCGGTGCTGCTGGTCACCTGCGTGACCGTCCTGGTGTTGACCACCGGGGCCGGCGGCGCCGCGGCGATGTCGGAGTCGGGCAATCCGTTGGTCGAAGCGCTCGGCAGCAGCACCTGGGCCACGGTGGTCAATTACATCGGACTGGCCGGTCTGGTCGCGAGCTTCTTCTCGATCATCTACGCCTACTCGCGGCAGTTGTTCGCGCTCTCCCGCGCCGGTTACCTGCCGACGGTGCTGTCGGTGACCAACCGCCGTAAGGCACCGACGCTGGCGCTCATCATCCCCGGACTGATCGGCTTCGCGTTGTCGCTGACGGGCCAGGGTGCCCTGCTGCTCAACATGGCGGTGTTCGGCGCGGCGCTGAGTTACGTGCTGATGATGGTCAGCCACATCGTGCTGCGCGTGCGGGCCCCGGAGATGCCGCGTCCGTACCGGACCCCGGGCGGCGTGGTCACCACCGGCTTCGCGTTGGTGATCGCGGTGCTGGCGGTGATCGCGACGTTCCTGGTCGACCACATCGCCGCCCTGTGCTGTCTGGTCGTGTTCGCGGCGTTCATGGCGTACTTCGGCATCTACAGCCGCCACCATCTGGTGGCCAACTCCCCCGACGAGGAGTTCGCGGCGCTGGCCGCTGCCGAGGAGGATCTGCGCTAG
- a CDS encoding sensor domain-containing protein has product MTAAAHRLPVAVVVGAVALVACTRTVDNPQPRPETLAAPISTLQVADLLSPKVAEGEGNLFVSVDPERCSGLAREVEPPFLRAGRPMATDGGHWTSDDSAVYVEEMAAVYRFDFDGPAALQSARETIASCRDTPLSVTTMRGRTYVFTAAPEPAQDSEDSVRWSLRASDWNCDNVFVAAHNAAVEITTCGAGGGLDTASLAADARARIEALANTTA; this is encoded by the coding sequence GTGACCGCGGCGGCGCACCGCCTCCCGGTCGCGGTAGTGGTCGGGGCGGTCGCGCTGGTCGCCTGCACCCGCACGGTCGACAATCCGCAGCCGCGTCCGGAGACGTTGGCCGCACCGATCTCCACGCTGCAGGTCGCCGACCTGCTCAGCCCGAAAGTCGCTGAGGGCGAAGGCAATCTGTTCGTATCCGTCGACCCCGAGCGCTGCAGCGGGCTGGCCCGGGAGGTGGAGCCACCCTTCCTGCGCGCCGGGCGCCCGATGGCCACCGACGGCGGCCACTGGACCTCCGACGACAGCGCGGTCTATGTCGAGGAGATGGCCGCGGTGTACCGGTTCGACTTCGACGGTCCGGCAGCGCTGCAGAGCGCGCGCGAGACCATCGCTTCGTGCCGGGACACCCCGCTGTCGGTCACCACGATGCGGGGCCGCACGTATGTCTTCACCGCCGCACCGGAGCCGGCCCAGGATTCCGAGGACAGTGTGCGGTGGTCTCTTCGAGCGTCCGACTGGAACTGCGACAACGTGTTCGTCGCCGCCCACAACGCCGCCGTCGAGATCACCACCTGCGGCGCCGGCGGTGGATTGGACACCGCGTCACTGGCCGCCGACGCCCGTGCGCGCATCGAAGCCCTGGCCAACACCACCGCCTAG
- a CDS encoding Tex family protein: MSVGFGRVLRVNSSTVQGPAPAAVKSVNTRLAEELGVAERQVAAAVRLLDDGATVPFIARYRKEVTGSLDDGQLRRLEERLGYLRELDDRRAAVLASIAEQGKLTDELTAALAAAETKARVEDIYLPFKPKRRTKAQIAKEAGLEPLAERLLADPAVLPESAAAAFVAAGVADTAAALDGARHILVERAAEDAELVGALRERLWEQGSVRARPSGDTAATSPAAQKFRDYFDFSESLAQMPSHRVLAVLRGEKEQVLALTVDPGEDGPYEVMIAEALGVDLAAGAAATPWLAATVGFAWRTRLSVSASVDARVRLKMRAEQDAVTVFARNLKDLLLAPPAGNRATLGLDPGFRTGVKVAVVDGTGKVVETATIYPHPPQKQWDAAKAVLAALVARHGVELIAVGNGTASRETDALAAELVADIGAAGGTAPTKAMVSEAGASVYSASAYAAHELGALDVTLRGAVSIARRLQDPLAELVKIEPKSIGVGQYQHDVAPAILARSLGAVVEDAVHAVGVDLNTASVPLLARVSGISESLAEAIVAHRDEAGRFTSRAALLDVPRLGPKAFEQCAGFLRIRDGEDPLDGSGVHPESYPVVRRILDRAGVTLAEIIGNQRLLRGLKPGELADERFGVPTVTDILAELEKPGRDPRPAFTTATFADGVEKVADLKVGMVLEGVVTNVAAFGAFVDVGVHQDGLVHVSAMSDRFVSDPHEVVRSGQVVRVKVVDVDVERQRIGLSLRLGDDVRPDRANRGSGGADRRRPKEQRSAQPNRQKGNDSRRRESGRPGGAMAQALREAGFGR, translated from the coding sequence ATGTCGGTCGGATTCGGTAGGGTCCTGCGCGTGAATTCGAGCACTGTGCAGGGTCCAGCCCCCGCCGCCGTGAAGAGCGTAAACACCCGTCTCGCTGAGGAACTGGGGGTGGCTGAGCGGCAGGTCGCGGCCGCGGTGCGGCTGCTCGACGATGGTGCCACCGTGCCGTTCATCGCCCGGTACCGCAAAGAGGTCACCGGCAGCCTCGACGACGGCCAACTGCGCCGGCTCGAAGAACGGCTGGGCTATCTGCGCGAACTCGACGACCGCCGCGCCGCGGTGTTGGCCTCGATCGCCGAACAGGGAAAACTGACCGACGAACTGACCGCCGCGTTGGCTGCCGCCGAGACCAAGGCCCGGGTCGAGGACATCTACCTTCCGTTCAAGCCGAAACGCCGGACCAAGGCCCAGATCGCCAAGGAGGCCGGGCTCGAGCCGCTGGCCGAGCGACTGCTCGCGGATCCGGCGGTGCTCCCCGAGAGCGCGGCGGCGGCATTCGTCGCCGCCGGGGTCGCCGACACCGCGGCCGCTCTCGACGGTGCCCGCCACATCCTGGTCGAGCGGGCGGCTGAGGACGCCGAGCTGGTCGGCGCGCTGCGAGAACGGTTGTGGGAGCAGGGTTCGGTGCGTGCGCGTCCGTCCGGCGACACCGCGGCCACCAGCCCCGCAGCACAGAAGTTCCGCGACTACTTCGACTTCTCCGAGTCGCTGGCCCAGATGCCGTCGCACCGGGTGCTGGCGGTGTTACGCGGCGAGAAAGAGCAGGTCCTCGCGCTGACCGTGGACCCGGGCGAGGACGGACCGTATGAGGTGATGATCGCCGAGGCGCTGGGCGTCGACCTGGCCGCAGGGGCGGCGGCCACGCCGTGGCTGGCAGCCACCGTCGGATTCGCGTGGCGCACGCGGCTGTCGGTGTCGGCGTCGGTGGACGCACGGGTGCGGCTGAAGATGCGCGCCGAGCAGGACGCCGTCACCGTGTTCGCCCGCAACCTCAAAGATCTGCTGCTCGCGCCGCCTGCGGGCAACCGTGCCACGCTGGGCCTGGACCCGGGCTTCCGGACCGGGGTCAAGGTCGCCGTGGTCGACGGCACCGGCAAGGTCGTCGAGACCGCGACCATCTACCCGCACCCGCCGCAGAAGCAGTGGGACGCCGCCAAGGCGGTGCTGGCCGCGCTGGTCGCCCGCCACGGCGTCGAACTGATCGCCGTCGGCAACGGCACCGCGTCACGGGAAACCGACGCGCTGGCCGCCGAACTGGTCGCCGACATAGGGGCGGCCGGGGGAACGGCACCGACCAAGGCGATGGTCAGCGAGGCCGGCGCGTCGGTGTACTCCGCGTCGGCCTACGCCGCGCACGAGCTGGGCGCTCTCGACGTCACGCTGCGCGGTGCGGTGTCGATCGCGCGCCGGCTGCAGGACCCGCTGGCCGAGCTGGTCAAGATCGAGCCGAAGTCGATCGGGGTGGGCCAGTACCAGCACGACGTGGCGCCGGCGATCCTGGCGCGCAGCCTCGGCGCGGTCGTCGAGGACGCCGTGCATGCTGTCGGCGTCGACCTCAACACCGCATCGGTGCCGCTGCTGGCCCGGGTCTCGGGGATCAGTGAGTCGCTGGCCGAGGCCATCGTCGCGCACCGGGACGAGGCCGGCAGATTCACCAGTCGGGCCGCACTGCTCGATGTTCCGCGTCTGGGGCCCAAGGCTTTCGAGCAGTGCGCCGGCTTCCTGCGAATCCGCGACGGCGAGGACCCGCTCGACGGTTCCGGCGTGCACCCCGAGTCGTATCCGGTGGTTCGCCGGATCCTCGACCGGGCCGGGGTCACGCTGGCCGAGATCATCGGCAACCAGCGTCTGCTGCGGGGACTGAAGCCCGGCGAACTGGCCGACGAACGGTTCGGTGTCCCCACCGTCACCGATATCCTGGCGGAGCTGGAAAAGCCCGGACGCGACCCGCGTCCGGCGTTCACCACCGCCACCTTCGCCGACGGTGTCGAGAAGGTGGCCGATCTGAAGGTGGGCATGGTGCTCGAGGGTGTGGTCACCAATGTGGCCGCGTTCGGCGCGTTCGTCGACGTCGGCGTGCACCAGGACGGCCTGGTCCACGTATCGGCCATGTCGGACCGGTTCGTCTCCGACCCGCACGAGGTGGTCCGGTCCGGGCAGGTGGTTCGGGTCAAGGTGGTCGACGTCGATGTCGAGCGGCAACGCATCGGGTTGAGCCTGCGCCTGGGCGATGACGTCCGCCCCGACCGAGCCAACCGGGGGAGCGGCGGCGCGGATCGGCGCCGCCCCAAGGAGCAGCGCTCCGCCCAGCCGAACCGGCAGAAAGGCAACGACAGTCGCCGCCGGGAGTCCGGGCGGCCCGGCGGCGCGATGGCCCAGGCGTTGCGCGAGGCGGGCTTCGGGCGGTGA
- a CDS encoding catalase, with amino-acid sequence MPAARRPKQSAPADVSATGAVKGTAPQDDPRSQQGRYLTTAQGVRIPDTDHSLKAGVRGPTLMEDFHLREKITHFDHERIPERVVHARGAAAHGVFEAYGNGAKFTKAAFLAAKGKQTEVFCRFSTVLGSRGSADTVRDTRGFAVKFYTDEGNFDLVGNNMPVFFIQDGIKFPDIIHAGKPHPDVEIPQAQSAHDTFWDFVSLHTEATHHVFWNMSDRGIPRSFRTMEGFGVHTFRLVNAKGQTSLVKFHWKPVAGVHSQVWEEAQITAGCDPDFHRRDMADGIESGAPLEYELGVQVMPDDGTDSYDGIDLLDPTKIVPEELVPVQLIGKLTLNRNPTNYFAETEQVAFHTGNLVPGIEVTNDPLMQARLFSYLDTQLTRLGGPNFTQLPINRPHCPVNDMLRDGMHQTAVHAGQAPYRPNSIDGGEPVVADEDEGAYVPTPRPVQGEVMRGQPASFDDHFTQAAMFYRSLTDIEQAHIAEAFTFELGKCYEQAIKERQLQVLANVDAQLCAKVAEGLGLPAPKGNPPADVVVSPALSQVVTTPGPVAGRKVAVVADGSSDLAGVAKLAKALDKVGAKAMVLAPVGGTLKSGRRTVTVDRTFTTARSIEFDAVVIADGAPDRLDIKLAVLLHEMYRHCKPLGAWGDGRKLLESADIALSGPGVLTAGDVSTSFSAELVAALGLHRVWERADAVMASDVPPVRATSRRGKRK; translated from the coding sequence ATGCCCGCCGCCCGCCGCCCGAAGCAATCCGCACCCGCCGATGTCAGCGCCACCGGGGCAGTGAAGGGGACTGCGCCACAGGACGATCCGCGCAGCCAGCAGGGCCGCTACCTGACCACCGCTCAAGGAGTGCGCATCCCCGACACCGACCACTCCCTCAAGGCCGGCGTGCGCGGTCCGACGCTGATGGAGGACTTCCATCTGCGGGAGAAGATCACCCACTTCGACCACGAACGCATCCCCGAGCGGGTGGTGCACGCCCGCGGCGCCGCCGCGCACGGCGTCTTCGAGGCCTACGGCAACGGCGCCAAATTCACCAAGGCCGCGTTCCTGGCCGCCAAGGGCAAGCAGACCGAGGTGTTCTGCCGGTTCTCCACGGTGCTGGGGTCGCGTGGGTCGGCCGACACGGTGCGCGACACCCGTGGGTTCGCGGTCAAGTTCTACACCGACGAAGGCAACTTCGACCTGGTCGGCAACAACATGCCGGTGTTCTTCATCCAGGACGGCATCAAGTTCCCCGACATCATCCATGCCGGCAAGCCGCATCCCGACGTGGAGATCCCACAGGCCCAGTCGGCGCACGACACCTTCTGGGACTTCGTGTCGCTGCACACCGAGGCCACCCACCATGTCTTCTGGAACATGAGCGACCGCGGCATCCCGCGCTCCTTCCGCACCATGGAGGGTTTCGGCGTGCACACGTTCCGGCTGGTCAATGCAAAGGGCCAGACCAGCCTGGTGAAGTTCCACTGGAAGCCGGTGGCCGGCGTGCACTCCCAGGTCTGGGAGGAAGCGCAGATCACCGCCGGGTGCGACCCCGACTTTCACCGGCGGGACATGGCCGACGGCATCGAGTCCGGTGCCCCGCTGGAGTACGAACTGGGCGTGCAGGTCATGCCCGACGACGGCACTGACTCCTACGACGGCATCGACCTGCTGGACCCGACCAAGATCGTGCCGGAGGAACTGGTGCCGGTACAGCTGATCGGCAAACTCACCCTGAACCGCAACCCGACCAACTATTTCGCCGAGACCGAGCAGGTCGCCTTCCACACCGGAAACCTGGTGCCCGGGATCGAGGTGACCAACGACCCGCTGATGCAGGCTCGGCTGTTCTCCTATCTCGACACCCAGCTCACCCGGCTGGGCGGCCCGAACTTCACCCAGCTGCCGATCAACCGTCCGCACTGCCCGGTCAACGACATGTTGCGCGACGGCATGCACCAGACGGCCGTGCACGCGGGTCAGGCCCCGTACCGCCCCAACAGCATCGACGGCGGTGAGCCGGTGGTCGCCGACGAGGACGAGGGTGCCTACGTCCCGACCCCGCGACCGGTCCAGGGCGAGGTGATGCGCGGCCAGCCGGCCTCGTTCGACGACCACTTCACCCAGGCGGCCATGTTCTACCGGTCGCTGACCGACATAGAACAGGCGCACATCGCCGAGGCATTCACCTTCGAACTCGGGAAATGCTACGAGCAGGCGATCAAGGAACGGCAGCTGCAGGTGTTGGCCAACGTCGATGCGCAGTTGTGCGCGAAAGTCGCCGAAGGTCTCGGGCTGCCGGCGCCCAAGGGCAACCCGCCGGCCGACGTGGTCGTGTCTCCGGCGCTCTCCCAGGTCGTGACCACGCCCGGCCCGGTGGCGGGCCGCAAGGTGGCCGTCGTGGCCGACGGCTCTTCCGATCTGGCCGGTGTGGCCAAGCTGGCCAAGGCACTGGACAAGGTCGGCGCCAAGGCGATGGTTCTGGCCCCGGTCGGCGGCACCCTCAAATCGGGTCGCCGCACCGTCACCGTGGACCGGACCTTCACCACCGCCCGCTCGATCGAATTCGACGCGGTGGTGATCGCCGACGGGGCACCCGACCGGCTCGACATCAAGCTCGCGGTGCTGTTGCACGAGATGTACCGGCACTGCAAGCCGCTGGGCGCGTGGGGCGACGGACGCAAGCTGCTCGAAAGCGCGGATATCGCGCTCTCCGGACCGGGTGTGTTGACCGCGGGTGATGTGTCGACGTCGTTCAGCGCCGAGTTGGTGGCCGCGCTGGGCCTGCACCGGGTGTGGGAGCGCGCCGACGCGGTGATGGCCTCCGATGTGCCGCCCGTGCGCGCGACGTCGCGGCGCGGGAAGCGCAAGTAG
- a CDS encoding glycosyltransferase family 4 protein — MRLALVGDLSDRTYDLATMADALTRRGHDVQVYSADGTDRQARDARYVPVPVPVHTIDDRRPEALLPLVGEMSRFLLDAWQSDRPDVVHCTGRAYGLAAQLAAKKAPVATVQGFHGLSTTAARYARPAGAPNDAAKIEALLAKNATMVTTTCTDDKLEVIRMGCPRARVAVLPAGVDVDEVGAATPPATPSPSRHRVVSLTHNLAEHCGVDELITVMPSLTTAELTIATMQPADPRDLDRVHRMVRRAGVGARVGVLAAPTEHELCELLRTADTAVCPSAYDPHATLALRAMASGVAVVAVEAGGPRDAIVADVTGLLVPPGNTRALGRAVHSVLHRSVLRQGMGLAGRARIRSRYCWDRIATDAEIVYQAAVEGVDAALAR; from the coding sequence ATGAGACTGGCTTTGGTGGGGGATCTGTCGGACCGAACCTACGATCTCGCCACGATGGCCGACGCGCTGACCCGACGAGGCCACGACGTGCAGGTGTACTCCGCTGACGGCACCGACCGCCAGGCCCGGGACGCCCGCTACGTCCCGGTGCCGGTGCCGGTGCACACCATCGACGATCGCCGACCGGAAGCCCTCCTGCCGTTGGTCGGTGAGATGAGTCGATTTCTGCTCGATGCCTGGCAGTCCGACCGACCCGACGTCGTGCACTGCACCGGCCGGGCCTACGGGCTGGCCGCCCAACTGGCAGCCAAGAAGGCGCCGGTGGCCACAGTGCAGGGCTTTCACGGGCTGTCCACCACAGCTGCGCGGTATGCAAGACCCGCCGGCGCACCGAACGACGCGGCCAAGATCGAGGCCTTGTTGGCCAAGAACGCCACCATGGTGACCACCACCTGCACCGATGACAAACTCGAGGTGATCCGGATGGGGTGCCCCCGAGCGCGGGTCGCGGTGTTGCCGGCCGGTGTCGACGTCGACGAGGTCGGTGCCGCGACGCCACCGGCTACGCCGAGTCCGAGCCGCCACCGCGTGGTGTCACTGACACACAACCTCGCCGAACATTGCGGCGTCGACGAACTGATCACGGTGATGCCGTCACTGACCACCGCCGAGCTGACGATCGCCACGATGCAGCCGGCCGACCCGCGTGATCTCGACCGGGTACACCGCATGGTGCGGCGCGCCGGTGTCGGCGCCCGGGTCGGCGTGCTCGCCGCCCCCACCGAACACGAGCTCTGTGAGCTGCTCAGAACCGCCGACACGGCCGTGTGCCCGTCGGCCTACGACCCGCACGCGACCCTGGCGCTGCGGGCGATGGCATCGGGTGTGGCGGTGGTCGCGGTCGAGGCGGGTGGCCCGCGGGACGCGATCGTCGCCGACGTCACGGGGCTGCTCGTACCGCCCGGAAACACCCGAGCGCTGGGCCGCGCCGTGCACTCCGTGCTGCATCGGAGTGTGCTGCGGCAGGGCATGGGACTTGCCGGGCGGGCCAGAATCCGGTCGCGGTACTGCTGGGACCGAATCGCCACCGACGCGGAGATCGTCTATCAGGCTGCCGTGGAGGGCGTCGACGCCGCGCTGGCCCGGTAA
- a CDS encoding chemotaxis protein CheB, with product MRAFVNSDSEQQAEGVVAIGGSAGGVEALSKIAAGLPADLPYAVLMALHLSAGGPSVLAQIIERRGPLRAVSAQQGAVMQAEHIYVAVPGRHLLSCDHRIVLSDGPSENGHRPALNAMFRSVALAFGPAAIGVLLSGVLDDGVLGLAAVRARGGVTLCQTPSDALFPDMPAHAIQAGVVDQTATAADLGPLIGKLCKRHRDCDVPRPPDGYMELENRIAMADRFSTGISGESLGPPSGFTCPDCNGSLHALGDGRFRCQVGHAWTADSLLSERDEEVQRALWIAVRILHEKSRLVHQLAVKATSAAVRDRYLALAEEADKAQSVLRERLAPSTPRPTPRDV from the coding sequence ATGCGCGCGTTCGTGAACTCCGACTCGGAGCAGCAGGCCGAGGGCGTGGTGGCGATCGGCGGATCGGCAGGTGGCGTGGAGGCGCTGTCCAAGATCGCCGCCGGGCTGCCCGCGGACCTGCCGTACGCGGTGCTGATGGCGCTGCATCTGTCCGCGGGCGGCCCGAGTGTGCTCGCGCAGATCATCGAACGCCGGGGTCCCCTCAGGGCGGTCTCGGCCCAGCAGGGAGCCGTCATGCAGGCAGAACACATCTATGTCGCGGTGCCGGGCCGCCACCTGCTCAGCTGCGATCATCGGATCGTGCTCTCGGATGGGCCGAGCGAGAACGGCCACCGCCCGGCCCTGAACGCGATGTTCCGTTCGGTCGCGCTCGCGTTCGGCCCCGCCGCGATCGGGGTGCTGCTCTCCGGGGTGCTCGACGACGGTGTGCTCGGGCTGGCAGCGGTCCGCGCCCGCGGCGGGGTCACCCTGTGCCAGACGCCTTCGGATGCGTTGTTTCCCGACATGCCGGCGCACGCAATCCAGGCGGGCGTCGTCGATCAGACCGCCACCGCTGCCGACCTCGGCCCGCTGATCGGCAAACTCTGCAAACGTCACCGCGACTGCGACGTCCCCCGTCCGCCGGACGGTTACATGGAGCTGGAGAACCGCATCGCGATGGCGGACCGTTTCTCCACCGGTATCAGCGGTGAGTCTCTGGGCCCGCCTTCAGGGTTCACCTGCCCTGACTGCAACGGCTCCCTGCATGCCCTCGGCGACGGGCGGTTCCGTTGTCAGGTGGGCCACGCGTGGACAGCCGACTCGTTGCTCTCGGAGCGTGATGAGGAAGTCCAGCGGGCTCTCTGGATCGCGGTCCGCATCCTGCATGAGAAGTCGCGGCTGGTGCATCAGCTCGCGGTGAAGGCGACGTCGGCTGCGGTGCGCGACCGCTACCTCGCGCTGGCCGAAGAGGCCGACAAAGCCCAGTCCGTGCTGCGCGAGAGGCTGGCCCCCTCGACACCCCGACCCACTCCGCGAGATGTCTGA
- a CDS encoding ATP-binding protein, whose product MRDSVIKAALDEPRVVEVDVSNLQVPSGSAWTAFTSARWHVSTWPDIPIILVCSDDQRRAAIKRNAIERYVPVYAHSPGDSELIVDTRRVRRRARAELPATLSSLRGSRQLISQWLHEWDRPEAGITAQTIATVFIDNVLRHTSSAPTLVLEAGPRTVAVAVSDSSHRPAVRHEHAESGAHTVSGLAIVAALSRAWGSHPRTDGKTVWALLGPENYL is encoded by the coding sequence GTGCGCGACAGCGTCATCAAGGCCGCCCTCGACGAGCCAAGAGTCGTCGAGGTCGACGTCAGCAACCTGCAGGTGCCGTCCGGTTCAGCGTGGACGGCGTTCACCAGCGCCCGCTGGCACGTCAGTACGTGGCCCGACATCCCGATCATCCTGGTCTGCAGCGACGACCAGCGCCGAGCCGCGATCAAACGCAACGCGATCGAGCGCTATGTCCCCGTCTACGCCCACTCACCCGGAGACTCCGAGTTGATCGTGGACACACGCCGCGTCCGTCGGCGCGCTCGAGCCGAGCTACCGGCCACGCTGAGCAGTCTGCGCGGAAGCCGTCAGCTCATTTCGCAGTGGCTGCACGAATGGGATCGCCCGGAAGCCGGGATCACCGCGCAGACGATCGCCACCGTGTTCATCGACAACGTGCTGCGCCACACCTCGAGCGCACCGACGCTGGTGCTCGAAGCCGGCCCGAGGACCGTGGCCGTCGCGGTCAGCGACAGCAGCCATCGACCCGCGGTGCGGCACGAGCATGCAGAGTCCGGCGCCCACACCGTCTCCGGTCTGGCCATCGTCGCGGCGCTGAGCCGCGCGTGGGGCTCTCACCCCAGGACCGACGGGAAGACGGTGTGGGCGCTCCTCGGACCCGAGAACTACCTGTAG